Genomic window (Spirosoma sp. KCTC 42546):
AGCCCGTTGCGTCAACAACAGGTCGGCCAGTATATTGCCCACTTGCATCGTAGTTAGGGGCTTTCGGATCGGTCGATTGTACTCGCTGGATATCGCTGACAAATAGCGCTGGGTACGCATACCCTTTGGCCGCATATACGTTCGAGGCTCCGCCCGATAAAGTTGGCCGATAGGGGTCAGTTCCGTAAGGAATATTAATGCGGGGTAGATCCTGATACAAGTCCGTTACCTTGCTTTCCAGATACGTGAAGTTGGCATTAACATCCCAGGTAAAACCTCCCGTATTGACTAGCGGTCGGATGGTGCGTAAATCCAGTTCAAATCCCTGGTTTTGCATGGTGCCTGTGTTAATTAATGCCGTGGAGTAGCCCGTTGCCTGCGATATCCCAATCGGAACGGTCTGATTCGTCGTCAGCGTATTATAGTATACAGCTTCGAAATTGAACCGGTCAAACAAGCCTAATTCTATCCCGACTTCCCGGCTGTTCGTGAACTCAGGCTTCAGGTTTGGGTCGTTCTGCTGATTACTTTGTTCGAAACCAGCCTGACTACCAAAGGGGAATCCTGTTCCCGGATTGAACACATTCTGTAATTGATACGGAGCAACGTTAACCTGACCAACCTTTGACAAGCTACCCCGAATTTTGGCGTAACTGAGTACGGTATTGCTTTTTAGGGCTGGAATCACTTCGGTTAGCACAACCGATGCATCAACTGCTGGATAAAAGAAGGAACGATTGCTGGGAGCCAATAAGGAAGTCCAGTCATTACGACCCGATGCATGCACGAACAACGCATTTTTATAACCCAGTGTCAGATCGCCAAATACACCCTGTAACCGGCTTTGGCTGCTGTATTCAGCTAACGTAGCGTTCCCCAATCGGTTGGCAACGTTATACGTGCCTGGCACAACAAGCGCCCCCGCATAGTCGTATGTGGTTCGTAAATATTCCTGCCGGGTCTGTTGGCCAAGAATCAGCTTGGTGGTAAAATCGCCAAAGGTTGGACTCAGGGTAACGAGCAGGTCACCCGTGAAGCGCGTTTTTAACTGAGTAGCATCCTGTACACTGGCATTGGTGTGACCACCTGCCGATGAGGCAATATTGCCCGCTTCCCAGGGATCGCCGGTAGCATAATCCGAGAACGTTACATCGGCAATATGAGCTTTCAGTTGCGAATTATATACCTGACCGCCAACCCGGTACAATACACTTAACCAGTTTGTGAACTTATAGGCTACATCGGCCGATCCCTGAATGGTATACAGGTCCGTAATCTTCCGCGAATTGTCACCCGTTATTTGCCAGTAAGGATTTGGATAATAAGCGTTGTAGTAGCCATTGACATCGCCATAGGGAGAGGTAATGTCGTTGAGTGGATAACTATTCAGCGGAGCCTGTGGCTGCTGATTCAGTACGTTCCAGTACACAGGGCGGTTTTGGTTGAAGTCGCCATTCTCGGTATTCGTATTCTGATACGAAAACTGTACGCCTGCATTGGCGGTAAACTTATCGACCGCCCGACCTCCTTTAATACTGATGTTGGTCCGCTGATACTTATCGTTCGGCACCACCCCTTTCTGATCTACACGCTGTAAACTCAACCCAAAATAATTGAGGTTATCGCCTATGCGGTACGAAATGTCATGCTGTTGCGTAACACCGGTGTTAAAGAAGGCCTTACGGGGATCTTTTGACGGGGCTGAATACGGAATCTTGAGCGTATCGAGCCGAACGTTTCCATTCGCATCCCGAATCTGAACACCGTATCCAAGCGGCTGAATCGAGCCGTCGAACGGGGTTCCAAACTGCTGATTTTCGTAAGGCACGTACGTTCGAGCGTAGTTACGATCATAAAACGGAACGCCTTCACCACCATTAGCGCCAAACTGAGTTTGTAGTCCGGGCATATAGGAAATGCTCTCGAACTGCGTATTGTTCGTGTAGGTAATCTGTGGCTTGTTGTTTTGCGTGCCTCGTTTCGTGGTAATGATGAGGGCGCCATTCGATGCATCGGAGCCGTAGAGAGCGGCTGCGCTCGGTCCTTTTAGTACAGTAGTCTGATCAATATCATTCGGATTAATTGATGTTAAAAAAGAGATGTCTGATATAACGCCATCGACAATCAGTAAGGCCTGATTATTACCGAGAAAGGATCGGTTACCGCGTAAGGTAAGCCGGACGCCCGCTCCTACACCGTTATTGGTTGTATTGATTTGCAGACCCGAAACCTTACCGGTTAATCCGTTGGCCACGTTGATTGGCGCTGCCTGAGTAATTTGAGCATTACTAATACGGGCAATTGATGTCCCGATCTCTCGCTCTGTACGCTGAATACCAAAGCCAGTTACCACAACCTCATTTAGCGTAGAAGCATCAGCAGCTAAAACAACATTGATGGTGCTTTGGCTACCCACAACGATGTCCTGCGATTTGAACCCAACAAATGAGAATGTTAGGGTAGTATTTGGCTCTACGTTGAGCCGGTAATTCCCATTTACATCGGTGGTTGTACCTCGGCTGGTACCCTTTACAACAACACTCACACCTGGCAGACCAGACCCATCATCGGATGATGTCACTCGTCCCGTTACAGCCGCTTCCTGTGCCAGCAATGGCAGATAGGAAAAGAGCGAAAGTAACCAACTTAGAATTAGAACTTTTCTCATAAAGTTGACAGCGTTTAAATTAAGAAAATAAGAAAAATTACAGCCATGTTAACGAAGTGTTAAAATGTAACTAATTGCAAATTAAGTAAATAAATTTAATGCAAAAGGCCTTTCACAACTATGGGGAAGCTTCTAATAAAATTGTATTTTTAGGTGAAAATACTTAGGTAGGTCGATAGAGAATACTTAACCTGTAAAAGGGATAGTAACTAACTAATTTTGGAATTAACTATTTAAACGATATATTATATGGACTGTTTCTGAAAACAACTTATTCTATACTAAGATGGCCATTACCTCATAGCCGTCAGAATCACTAAAAAAAGGCAGCCTGGTACGGGAAAACTAATTTTAGAAAAAATAGGGCGGGGAGATTAATAAATTTTAATTCAATTCTTAATTCAGTACAGTTACTATTAAATTATCATTAAGAAAAGAAAATGTGATGGTTTGGGCCTTATCTACCCTTTTAAGCTATATAGACTTGCTATAACAGAACAATATTTTAGCAATAATTCAACAGACAACTTTTTGTGGTTTGCGTTCTCATATTGATAAAATGGTATCTTTAACGAATTTTTAATACTTTTGGTGTAGTTTTTATACTTAAGTATCACTTCTTAACTTAAACAACGTTCTATGCGTAAATTTTTACTAACACAGCTCCTACTGTGTTTATTCGCTATTCCATTGATTGCTCAAAATCGGGCTATCACTGGAAAAATCACTTCATCAGAAGACGGCTCTCCATTACCAGGTGTTACTATCCTTATAAAAGGAACAACCCAGGGTACAACAACAAATTCAGACGGTACTTTTCAGATTAATGCAGCAAAAGGGGCTGTCATGCAGGTTAGTTTTATTGGCTTTGCAACCGAAAGTGTTAAGCTGGAAAATCAGACCACAGTGAATCTGGCCCTGAAACCCGATGCGTCTCAGCTTCAGGAAATTGTGGTAACGGCTCAGGGTATTCGGAAGAGCCAGCGGGAAATTGGGTATGCTATCTCGAAAGTAGCTACTGAAGACGTAACCGTTGGTCGGTCCCCACAGTTAGCCCAGGCTCTCTCGGGAAAAGTGACTGGTTTGGCTGTTTACAACGTCAATAACAGTGTTGATCCAGCCGTGAAGGTTGTTTTACGCGGATATCGTTCGTTGACTGGTAATAACGAAGCGCTGGTTGTTCTCGATGGTATGCAAACGACCTCGACCATCTTATCAACCATCAACCCAAATGACATTGAGAGTGTGTCCATACTGAAAGGTGGCCAGGCTGCTACCTTGTATGGTTCATCAGGTATCAATGGTGCCCTGATCATCACCACCAAAAGGGGGGCAAAAGGAAAACTGAAAGTGAATTATTCAAACAGCACGAACTTTGAACAGATCAGTTTCCTTCCTCAGATTCAGGATAAATACGGCTCTGGCTCGCACTATGCTACGGCGTTCGGTACAACGGGCTATAAGACAGATTATCTGGAGCGGATGAAAGATAACTGGCGCGCCTACGAAAACCAGCAGTATGGTGATGCCTTTGATGGATCAGTTCGGATTCAGGGACGAACCGCTGAAGATGGTAGCCAGCTTCTTATTCCGTATTCGGCCGTTCCAGATGCACGCCGGAAAGCCTTCAATACGGGTGTTTCGGTGAATAACCAGATTAATTTCCAGGGTGGCGACGAAACCAGTTCGTTCTACATGTCGATTGAGAATCAGTCGGTAAACGGGATTGTTCCAAACGATAAGAGTGTTCGGACGGGTACCCGTCTGTCGGCTACGAAAGAATACGGTAAACTGACGGCCAGCTTTAACGCCGGTTATGTGCAGGGCGTTTATAATCGTACTTCGTTTGATTTCTACAATGGCGTATTAAACCAGCCAGCAAACTTGCCATTGAGCGACCTACGGAACTGGCAGACCAATCCGTTGGCCAACCCAAATGGATTCTATAACGATTACTACAACAACCCATACTTTGAGGCCGACAATGCCCGGCGAAATTATAAGGACGCCAACATTAACGGTAACCTAAGCCTGACGCTCAAAGCAACGAACTGGTTATCCTTGACGAACCGCCTGGGTGTTATGAACAACTCCCGTACCGGTAAAAATACCGTCGGCAAGTTTACCTATTCTGACTGGGCGAAAAGTAAATCATTTATTCCGGCTCCGTTCTTCCGGGATGGTGATGGCACAGGCATTTACCGGGCACTTACCGATACGCCAGGTTCTGTAGAAGACTTTTCAGGTACGGAAAATGTCATTAATAACGAATTCCAGATTCAGCTGTCGAAAGATCTTGGTCCGGTATCGAATCGGTTGATTTTGGGTAACAGCTTGTATCAGCGCACAACGAACAATATTTTGATCGGTTCAAGCTCAATTGTTGTTCCTGATGTCTATAACGTATCGAACCGTCAGGGCATCCTGAGAGGTGGGCAGATTCTTACACAGGAGCGCCGTCTGGGCTATTATGCCGACTATACCGCGAACTATAAAAACTTCCTGATTTTGAACGGTTCGTTCCGTTTTGATCAGACATCGAAGTTCTACAAGCCAAACCGAGATGCTAGTTTCTGGTCATACCCTTATTATGGCGCAGCGGTTTCGTTTATTGCTACCGATGCGTTCCCAAGCATCAAGAGTGAGTTCCTGAACTATTTTAAGTTACGGGCTAACTATAACAAAAACGCCAACGATAATATTCCGTTGTATGGCCTGGATCTGACCTATCCGAACGGAACGAGCTTCCCATATGGGAACACAGTTGGTTTGACGGTTGGTAACACCCTACCCGATCCCAACTTAAAGCCTGAAACAGTTTATTCTTCTGAAATTGGTGGTGAATTTCAACTGCTGAATAACCGCATCAATATTGATGTGTCGGCTTATACACAGAACTCTAAGGGGCAGGTAATTACGGTACGGGTTCCAAACTCGACAGGTTTCCAGAGTTTGTTAATCAATGTAGGCGAGACCAAAAACTGGGGTTACGAAGCTGAACTGAAATACCTGATTGCCAGAGGGGGCAAGTTCTCCTGGGATGCCAGTGTTCGTTATTCCTATAACGATAATAAAGTTATTGACCTGTATCCAGGTATTAATGAATTCCAGATTGGTGGTTTCTCGTATGCAAACACCAACGTAATTAAGGATTCCCGCTTCCCGGTCCTGAAAACAGATGGCTACCAATACGCTCCAGATCAGTCAGGACGTGTTTTGGTAAACGCAACAACAGGCTATCCTTTACGTAATACGTCGTTATCAGCTCGAGGTGGTGTTCTGCCACGGCACATTGCCGGTCTGGGCTCCAAAATGGAATATGGCAACTTCGGCTTTACGTTTAACTTTGAGTATCGGGGAGGTAACGTAATGTTCAGTGATTTGGGCCGCCAGATGACCTTTACCGGAACGGGTAAATGGACCGAAGATCGTGCTCCGCACGTTTTCCCGAACTCCGCTATTCTGAATGCTGATGGCAGCGTGTCGCCTAATACGACGAATGTGCGCGAGGCAGAGTATGCCCTTTGGGTAGATAACTACCGGTTAATCTCTGAAAACTTTGTTACACCAGCCTGGTTCATCAAACTTCGGGATATCAACCTGTCGTATCGTCTGCCACAAAACCTGATGAACAAAACCAAGATTTTCTCTGGAGCTAGCATTGCAATCTACGGACGGAACTTACTCACCATCGTTGACAAGCTGAACTATTACACCGACCCTGAATTTAGTTACCAGGGTAACCCAGATCCGGGTAGTCAGGCTACACAAACTCCCACAACAAACTCATCGGTTGGTATCGGGATCAATACAACGGGCCAGACTCCACCAGTGCGTCAGTATGGGGTAAACATCAATCTTACGTTTTAGTCAACAGCAATATTGAACTTGATATGAAATTCAAAACATTAATTATAGCTGCTTTAGTGACCTTGGCGGGTAGTAGTTGCGATACCAAAAAGTTTCTTGACATCAACACCAACCCGAACCAGTTGCCCACCTCGTTGCCCAACTATGTATTTACCAATGCGCTGAATCAGACGGCGACGAACATAGCTGGCAACACAAATGGACAGGGTTCGAACGAACTCGGTTTCTATTGGTCAGGTCAGTGGTCGCAGGGAAATGGGTATATTATTACGACTACCCAATTTGCCTACCAATTCACCAATGGTGACTTTAACTACTGGGATACCTATTACGACAACCTGGAAGATTATCAGTTTGTAATTAACAATGCTGATGCCAATAACCAGAAGTTCCTGAAAGGACCAGCTAAGGTGATGAAGGCAATGTTATACCAGCAATTGGTTGATCTGTATGGGAACATACCGTATACAGATGCACTAAAAGCTGCGGCTGTACTAGCGCCAAAATTCGATGATCAGAAAGCCGTTTACGCAGCCCTAATCACATCCCTGGACGAGGCAATTGTTGATTTAAAAGCAAATCCGTTTACGGGTGGTTTCGGTACGTCTGACATTGCCTTTGGTGGTAATATCACGAAGTGGGTTCAATTCGCGAATTCACTCAAGATGCGCATACTGATTCGTCAGTCTAAAGTAGCGGGCCTGGAGTCGTACATTAAGACCGAGATCAATAAAATCGTGACTGAAGGTTCAGGGTTTATTACGGGATATGATGCTAGCATCGGAGGGCCATCCTTCTTCCAACCGGCAGCGGGCCAGTTAAACCCCGTTTACGATCGCTGGGGTTACGATGCTACCGGTGCTAAACGGGCCTTGAATAACTACCCACGGCCAACGAAGTTCCTGATCGATGGTCTTAAGGCAGCTGGTGATACACTACGGTTAAAGCGGATTGCCTATGCTACCGGTGGTGAAAACAGTAACACGCCTGGTGTGAGTACGAAAGCTGAAATTGCCGCAAACTATGCGGGCACACCCTTTGGTGCCAGTTCTGGCTACTTACCAGCAAATACCTCCTCTGTAGGGCCGAGCTTGTTAGTGAAAGGTGATTACAATCGTCCGTATATTATCATGACGGCTTCGGAAGTTCAGTTCCTACTGGCAGAGGCTAAACAACGGTATGCGGATGTGACCTTACCAAATACGGCTAAAGCTTATTTTGAAGAAGGTATCGTTCAGTCGTTCCGCGTATTAGGTGCTAACACGGCTGGTGCCGCTGCATTTAAAGGTAGTAAAATTGAAAACTACGACTTTGATTCGTCAACGGATAAGTTAGCGGCTATTGCCATCCAGAAATGGATTGCCTTGACGAACTTCAGTGGTCTGGAAGCCTGGGCTGAATACCGACGGACAAACCTACCGGTTACGCCCCAAAGTATTCAGGTGCCTGATACCAAACGGCCTACACGTCTTTTCTACCCAAATACGGAAGGTGGCTCAAACTCAGCTAACGTGACTGCACAAGGTACCATTGACGTATTTGCTACTAAGTTGTTCTGGGACGTTGACTAACTGGTTCTGTTAGCTGTCTCTTCATAAAAAAGGAGGTCATCATATCGATGACCTCCTTTTTTATGAAGAGAATTGTAGCGTAAGCTGAACTATAGGTCAATCCATCCATAAAAAAAGCGGGCCGATAGAATCGGGCCGCTTTCTGCATTACGCTTTATCCAACTATTAAAATTTTCTTGCTTTAGGAAATCGTATGCAGACTAACAAGGATATATAAGGCAGGATTATAGGAGTGGCCTGATACATACTGTGGTGTTAGGCTGTGGGCAAATACACTTGTGTACTGATTTCTATCAGAAAGTAAACCTTATTCTCATTAAAATCATAGTATGCCTAGACTAATGTATATTTTTCGGTAGGTTTATTAATTTCACGGTAGTAAATCCAATGCGAGGGTACATACTTGCATTGCTTGTGTAGTGGTCTTGTACAGTCGTTGTTTATGCAGAGGTGACACCAAACTTTTTGCCCAAAACGAAGTTATTCTATAAAATTAGCCGACTCAACATCATGAAAGACGAAAAAGATATAGATCGAGACGATGCCCAGCTAAATGGCCGAACGGAAGGCCCATTTAGCACTGACGATACGGATATCGACAGGCCGAATGAGGATAATAGAAACCGGTATCAACAGGAGAACTCGGCCAATGGTACGGATAGCCAGCAGGTGCGTGGTGGCCAGGACGGCCGGAATGACCGGGCTATTGGCAGTACCGATATGGACAGTAAAAATGGCGTACTACGTATGGGCGATAATGCCAATAGTACCCTTGAACTAACGGAAGAGGGATTAAATAGCGCCGTAGCCGATGAGGCTAAAACGAACACAGCTATGGTAGATGTAACAACCCATGGTCCCGATGATTATGCGTCTGCTGATCAGGTACCCGTACCAAAGGCTGAAGAAGAAGCAAAAAAACAGACTGGTAAAAAGGACAGGAAGGAGTTGGCCAGTGAAGAAAAGGCGCGGCAGACTCACGATACTGACCTAGCTGAGACAGGCACCGATCTGAATAATAAACCTACATATTAACTTTTCTTTCTCAACACCTAACAAAGTAACGTTATGAGCGTAAGTAGCAATTCCCGCAAAGAAAGCACTGAGTCATATGCGGCTCAGGCCATGCACAACACCATGGGGATTCCCCCAGCGTTGGCACAACTAAACGACAAAAATCTGGATAACGAATTGCCATCCCGTGTAGCAGACAGTAATGACACCGATGTTCCTGGTGACGTTACCGAAGCGGATGCTGTAATTGCGGAAGTCGACGATGAAAATGGCGCCACAAACGCGGATATCGAAGAATCCAAGCGGGCTTCGTGGGGGCAACCTCCTGTAAATACCGACGAAGGCAACCCGGACTGGGCCACCAGCACAACTGATGAACCTGTTCCGGCAACACGCGCTAATGAGCCCGAGCGGACACTGGGTAACGCATAATAGGTAATTCGATAAGTAACAACAGAATCGGGTTGGTTAAGTCTCTAAAGGCTTAGCCAATCCGATTCTGTTGTTACTTCACCAACTGGTTTAAGGTATAGCATACCAGTCGATTCATGAGCTTTTTTTGTCCATTACTGGCCTGTAAATTGCCAAAGGTAAGTTCATAAATCCGGTTAGGCTTTAACTCGCTTAACGTCAATAATACCGTTTTCCGGTCGTCAGAAAACGCTACGGCCGAAACAGAAACTGTTTGAACATCCATCTGGGGTGACCCATAAGCACGATGGTATTCGTAATAATAACTACGAAAGTGATAGTTCTCCAGGTCACGGGCAGTAGCTTCGTCAACAGGATGGGTAAAGGTCAGGGCAAAGCCAGTTGGAGTTAATTTCATCGCCATTAGGTCCAATGGAACACCGGAACCAGATTTATAGCGAAGCCGCTGAATACCCCGCGTACCAAGCCAGCCATGATCGGTTTGGCCCAGATACAAGCTGCCATCAGGTGCGAAGGCCAATCGATTATTGCCAATCCGCATCGGAACACCATTTGAACCTGCCTTACTGAAAAAGGGTATGCAGGCTCCCTGCATCTGTCCATTCACCTCATCGGGCAGAATACGCAGCAAGTGAGCAAAATCCATATCGCCCACAAACAGTTGATTCGCAAAGGGACCAAATTTGCCGCCTGTATTATCCAATACAATTTGCGTAGGTGAATGCGCCATTAATTCGTGCGGAAAGGCGATACTCTCAACCGTTCGCATACTGTCGAGTGTTTGGACTGACAAGGTCAGTGGGTCGATGTCCGGGAAGCCAGGTCGCCAGACCAGGCTGGTTGGATGGCCGTAAAATTTCCCTTCTTCCACATGATACAGTTTACTGGTGCCAAGCCAGTCCCCCTGATTGTCTGTAACGAATAAACGACCCTGCGCATCGAAACCCAGTCCGTTAGGTGATCGAAAGCCACTGGCAAATGGTTTTAGTTTCCCATCGGGGGTAAGTTTCATAACCCAGCCCCGGTAGGGTACACAGGAATACATCCGTCCTTGTCGTCCCAGCGCATCGTACTGACCCCGAACTTCATCGCGGATACCCGCGCCGTTAGAACCTGTATTCAGACTGATATACAAATTCCCTTTAGCATCACGCACAGGGCCAAACGCAAACTCATGGTAATTACCCGACATGCCAAACTGATCCGTAACAGTCTCATATTTATCCGCTATACCATCGCCATTCGTATCGGTCAGGCGCGTGAGTTCGGGTCGCTGAACAACCAATAACTCCCGATTACTGATCGCTATGACGCCTAGTGGGTCATGTAGGCCTTCGGCAAAGAGTTTCCAGGTTTTAGTTTTAGGCGTATAGAGCATCACTTCGCCCCGGTGGAAACAGGCTGCCATACGCCCGTCGGGCAGAAATGATAAGCCACCTGTTTCGGCCACTAAACCGGGTGGAGTAGGAATCGTTTCTACCTCATAATAATCGGAAATCGTATCTGCTGGGGTGGCCGTGAGCAGCAGGGAGGAAAGTAGGAGGGAGATAAGCATGGGTTAGTTAACAATGTAACATGGATAATGGTCAATGAAAGTGATTGATAGACAAAGGTTTATTAGGGGTAATTATTCATTGTATATTATGCATTATCCATTCAATCTGTTGACACTGTTAAAGTGAACTGACGGGTTCCGGCAGGTAGTCGGATCTCTCCATTCTTTAATTGTCCAACGGATGGCCGAAGCTTTATACCGGGTTGGATCGTCGTAACAAACGTAACGGGTTGTTTACTGGGGCCGACCGAAAACGTTCGTACAAGGCCACGCCCAGTGGGTAACGGTTTAACCAATTCGCGGATTTCCACCCCATTGATGCTATAACGAAATTCAGGGTATCGATTTACCAACTGATAGCCTTTGAACTGGGGTTGTTCCTGGAGGCCAGATCCTATTTTCCAGGGAAAGCCACCCGTGTCCCGAAAATAAATTTCCCCAACGATCTTGGTCAAGCGCTGCCCTTTGCCATCCCACTGTTCGGTATTATCAACGAACCCTCCCGACCAGGCGTAACGCAATCGGCTCTGACCCGCATCAAATACGTACGATTGACCGCCTTCAGATCCGGGTAAGCCTACAGCTATGGCTGCTGGGCCACAATCAGGCATAAAGGTACGGTAAACGGCAGGGAGCTTCAGCGTGTATGGATGGCCCGACATGGCAGGTTGATGGTGCTGATGACCAAAATCGGCCATACGGTCAGGATTCGGGATATTCAAATCCTGATCCGGTGGAGGGAGTCGCTTGGGCTCGTTGGTGGCATAGATTACCCCGTACATGATTGAACCATGGCCGGGATACGTACATACAAAGGGATAGGCCCCTTCGGGTAGGCTAACCACTAATGAATCGACATTGCCGGGTTCAACGCTTATGGTATGCGCCAGTACATCTTCCATGATCGGTACATGATGCTGAGCGGGTCCCTTGTTTCCCAGCGCTAAAGCGAATTCAACTACGCGCAAGCGTGAATTTGGCCGGGTGATAACGAGGTTATGGGCCATATCATCCTTATTTTTGAAGACAAGCTTCAAGTGTGTATTTGGCTTGATAATCAGTCGTTTATGGTCGAATTGCAGGCCGATCGATGTGGAAAGGGTAATGAGCGTATCTCGTTGAGCATGTGCTATCTGAGCAGATAACAGAATACCCACGATGAGTAACAAGTTTGGCATAGGGTTAAAAGCAAAAATCGATTAACTCTAATGATTATTGGTGGATGGGTTGAGCAACATGTCTACGGCGGGTGAGGGGAGGAGTGTACCCGATAGAACCTGGTTCTCAAGCCTGTTGATCAGCTCACGAATACCCGGCTGACTGTAAAATTTCCCTTCGAGTCGCTGCTGTAACAGGGATCGGAACCAGGTCAATTGCTGCTCCTGCCGTCGGCGATTTCCGGCACCGTTTTGGGTTGTCAGTTGATGGTGTTCCTCAATCGTCTGCCAAACGTCGGATATACCGAATGGTTGAGTGTTATGCTCGGGTAGGGCCGAACAGGTTAGTACCGGCGGAAACCAGCCTGTTCCGGTGGGTGGAAATAAGTGTAGTGCATTTTGGTATTCAACGCGAGCGCGGTTGGCGGCTGACCGATTATCACCATCGGCTTTCGTAATGACTAGTGCATCGGCTAGCTCCATAATGCCCCGTTTCATACCTTGTAATTCGTCGCCTGCCCCTGCCAGCATCAATAACAGGAAAAAGTCAACCATGCCATGGACAACGGTCTCAGATTGGCCTACGCCCACAGTCTCCACCAGAATCGTATCGAATCCGGCAGCTTCGCAGAGCAACATGGTCTCGCGAGTTCGGTGAGTGACTCCGCCCAGTGAGTCGCCTGCTGGTGAGGG
Coding sequences:
- the meaB gene encoding methylmalonyl Co-A mutase-associated GTPase MeaB, which codes for MRHRHPAHHYVNGILAGDRLLLSQAITLVESRRADDQELAQQVLEAILPKAGNSIRIGITGVPGVGKSTFIEAFGTYLTGLGHRLAVLTIDPTSQRSGGSLLGDKTRMETLSMNPSAYIRPSPAGDSLGGVTHRTRETMLLCEAAGFDTILVETVGVGQSETVVHGMVDFFLLLMLAGAGDELQGMKRGIMELADALVITKADGDNRSAANRARVEYQNALHLFPPTGTGWFPPVLTCSALPEHNTQPFGISDVWQTIEEHHQLTTQNGAGNRRRQEQQLTWFRSLLQQRLEGKFYSQPGIRELINRLENQVLSGTLLPSPAVDMLLNPSTNNH
- a CDS encoding sorbosone dehydrogenase family protein, translated to MLISLLLSSLLLTATPADTISDYYEVETIPTPPGLVAETGGLSFLPDGRMAACFHRGEVMLYTPKTKTWKLFAEGLHDPLGVIAISNRELLVVQRPELTRLTDTNGDGIADKYETVTDQFGMSGNYHEFAFGPVRDAKGNLYISLNTGSNGAGIRDEVRGQYDALGRQGRMYSCVPYRGWVMKLTPDGKLKPFASGFRSPNGLGFDAQGRLFVTDNQGDWLGTSKLYHVEEGKFYGHPTSLVWRPGFPDIDPLTLSVQTLDSMRTVESIAFPHELMAHSPTQIVLDNTGGKFGPFANQLFVGDMDFAHLLRILPDEVNGQMQGACIPFFSKAGSNGVPMRIGNNRLAFAPDGSLYLGQTDHGWLGTRGIQRLRYKSGSGVPLDLMAMKLTPTGFALTFTHPVDEATARDLENYHFRSYYYEYHRAYGSPQMDVQTVSVSAVAFSDDRKTVLLTLSELKPNRIYELTFGNLQASNGQKKLMNRLVCYTLNQLVK
- a CDS encoding plastocyanin/azurin family copper-binding protein, producing the protein MPNLLLIVGILLSAQIAHAQRDTLITLSTSIGLQFDHKRLIIKPNTHLKLVFKNKDDMAHNLVITRPNSRLRVVEFALALGNKGPAQHHVPIMEDVLAHTISVEPGNVDSLVVSLPEGAYPFVCTYPGHGSIMYGVIYATNEPKRLPPPDQDLNIPNPDRMADFGHQHHQPAMSGHPYTLKLPAVYRTFMPDCGPAAIAVGLPGSEGGQSYVFDAGQSRLRYAWSGGFVDNTEQWDGKGQRLTKIVGEIYFRDTGGFPWKIGSGLQEQPQFKGYQLVNRYPEFRYSINGVEIRELVKPLPTGRGLVRTFSVGPSKQPVTFVTTIQPGIKLRPSVGQLKNGEIRLPAGTRQFTLTVSTD